The following DNA comes from Mustela nigripes isolate SB6536 chromosome 15, MUSNIG.SB6536, whole genome shotgun sequence.
GTGGAAAACATACAATCGACATACTCTCAAACAGAAATGTCTCCTTACAAAAGTTTCTACTGTGAATCTGGAAGACTCTCAGGTCCTACTCATTACTAGGTCTGAACCCCACCTAGAAGGCGTGTTAGGCCCAGGAGCAGGAAGTGCAGTTCCGACAGGTTTGGCAGTTAAGGATCATCTGTTGGTGTGAGCTCACAGGGAAGCAAAGAGACAGACCCGGGAGTGGGGTGGCACGGGGGACGGCGGTGCAGAATGGAAGACTCAGAAGGAACAACTAAGGACAGGACCTAAGTCACACTCATCTTTCCCAGTTTCCTAGAGAAAGCCACAAATCTTCTTAAACTTACTCAACATCTCTTTTAGCAGAAAATCAGCAACCCTGAGACTCCAATTTTCCATGACATAAAAGCTAATAAACACCTAGAACTGCTCAAGATTTATAAACTAACTTTATATGATCAAAAAGGAACTTAAGATCTGAAAAtatattgaagagaaaaaaatttctcaaatttttcatGCCTAATTCTCAAACATTCCAACTAATAATTTCCACTGTCTGAAGTTAGTTTCACAAAAAGATACACTTTGACTAGATGTTTTAAATTGAGTACAACTTGCTCTTGGTAAGTGGGCCTCCGACATCTTCATAGgattcaaatatattcaaaagaaattagagaaattttATCCATTGGAATAAAGTTACAAATTTATTGACTTACAAGATAgccacagagacatgaaaaaaaaaaaaaacccaaaatgttcATTCTCTGTAGTACTACTGAGACAATTAAGCACAGTACAGCATACACATCAACAACTACTGGTCCAACTATGCTATCTAACTATGCTTTACACAGTTTCAACAAACAAAACTGTAGATCACATACCCACACCATGTGTAAAAATCAAATCGGCTGCTCCTCCAGTGGCTGTTCAAGAGCTTCCATCAGCTTTTTATTTGCCTCCTCATTATGCCGGCTTTGACAGTGAGTTAAATGTTTCTTAAAGCCTCTTGGGAAATTTGATTCAAAATTACAACGTGGACatttaagtaaactctgcccGTGGGCTGCTACATGATTTTTAAGGAGAGATTCCAAAAGGAAAGCCTTTCCACAAATTGTACATTTGTAAGGGCTATGAACATTATGCTTATTAACCAAATGGTGCAAAACTGCACCTTTTTTCATAGCTCGACAGCAACAAATTTTACAGTAATACTTTCCTTTTCCACGCTTCATATACTTTGCAATCTCTTCCTCAGAGATAAAAGCCTCTTTCTCTTCAGTAAATTGTAAGACATTTTTGGACTGCTCTGGACTAGTCATGTCCATTTTGTTCTCTTTACTAAAATCAATAGATTCTACATCAACCTGTTCTTGATCACTGCTTGATTCTTGGCCCTTGCTGTCTAGCACATCTAAATCTGCTTTTATATACTCACTGCTGCTCAGCTCAGCATCTGAGTTCTCTTGGTTGTCCCTCTTGAGCTTCTTTGAGGAAGGAAATAAGGTGTCAGAATCTAAGAGTTTCTTAGGTGTAGCTAGTAGTTCTTCCTGAACCAAAATATCACACTTTTGATCATCTATGGCATCTGTCTGTAGTTCATCACCAAGCTCCACTCCCTTCTGAGATTCTGAGAAGAGAGCAGATTTGGGAAGTTCAGGGAAAAGGGTGTGTTTCCGGGGCTCGGGAAAAAGAGCACGTTTTCGTGGTTCAGGAGATGCTGGAGGGGCTGTTTTGCTGGGCTCAGAAAACAGGGTGGGTTTTCTAGGTTCGGTatcaagagagagaacaggttTCCATATATCGGAGGTTGCCTTAGGGGACTCAGATGGTCCAGAAGGTTTCCGAGGTTCAATAAAGAAGGAAGACTTCCAGAGGTCAGGGGAACCACCACGGGAACTTTTCTGGGACTCGGGAAAATCAAGTGAAGCAGGGGAAGTTTTTCGCTGATCAGAAGAAAGCTTCCAAAGCTCTGGAGATCCTGAAGGTTTTCTGAGCTCTGGAGATCCCGCTGGACTGCGGATCTCTGGGGACAATGGTGGGCCTGGTTTGCGAAGCTCAGGAGACAAGGGCGGTCCTGCTTTGCGAAGCTCAGGGGACACCGAGGGAACTGCCTTCCAATGTTCAGGTGACAGGGTGGGAGCTGTTTTTCGGAGTTCTGGAGGGCCAGACTTCCACGACTCAGGAGACCCAGGGGGAGACTTCCAGGAGCCCGGTGAGACTGACGAAGACTTCCAGGATGCAGGGGACACAGAGGAAGCTGGTTTCCATGGTCCAGGTGAGATAGAAGGAATCGGCTTCCAAGGACCAGGAGACACAGATGGAGCAGGTTTAGCTGGCTTCCAAGGTCCTGATGATGCTGAAGGACTGGATTTCCAAGACCTTGGGGATCCAGGTGGCCCTGGCTTCCAAGAACCTGGTGACACAGCTGGGGCTGGTCTTCTGGGTTCTGGAGAGACAGCAGGGAATGGCTTCCAAGGTTCCGGAGACTCCGATGGGGATGGCTTCCTTGGCTCAGGGGAGATAGTCCGGGCTGGTTTCCGAGACTCTGGAGATGCAGTCGGGGATGGACCCCAAGGGTCAGGGGAAGCAGCCAAAACTGGTGACTCTGGAGATGAGCCTGAAGGTGGGCCCAGTGTTTCTGGGAAATGGGAGTGTTTCTGGGGTTTAGTAAGAGAGGCCTTTACTGGCTCAGGAGATATAGGGGCAAGTTTCTGTGGTTCTGGAGATGGAATAGGGACTGGTTTCTGAGACTCAGAAACAACAGGGACTGATTTTGGAAGTTcaggagaagaaacagaggaagattTTGGAGgctcaggagaaggaagagaaggtgtCTGTGGCTCAGGAGAAACAACAGCGCCAGGCTTCTGAGGCTCCAGGGAAGTGAGAGGTGTAGGTTTTGGGGATTCTGGAGATAAAATTGGGCCAAGTTTCTGTGTTTCTATGGAAAGGGCAGGTATGGGTTTTGGGAGTTCTGAATTAGAGGGTGTTTTCTGGTGTTCCGAAAGAGGAGGGCTTTTCCCAGGATCTGTTTCTTTGTTTAGctgattttttggtttctcatTCCACTTCTCTGGGCCTGCATGTTTAGAGGTGATGTGATAGTACACATTGGAGTACATCTTGCTGGTGAAGAAGCACTTATGGCAGTGGAACAGCTTTGCACTTTTCTGGTAAAATATCATTTTACCCAACCCACCAGCATCCATTTCATCACAAAATTCTGGATGGGCGGTGCCCATGTGGATCTGCACATTTTCATAATCTGCGCCTCGGAAACTGCAGTGGTCGCACTCCAAGCGTGATGGTGGTTTACGGATTTCCTGGAatacttccatttctctttctgtcacaaCACACGCGATTATCTTCTGTAAAACCTTTCAACAGTACTgcaataaagcagaaataaattattttcagggaatacaactttgaaaaaaaaaacactgttctCTATCCCTTCTGTAACTGCATAATTTTAAGTCTGGAATAGCATGTGTATTTATCAGATACCTCAATAAAGattttgaagagaaaggaaacatggaACTAACCTTTAACTGAGATCCAGGAACTGTGACTTTTAGAGGTATCACCTCATGTAATCCTCCTAAAATCATGactcagtattatttttatttgtagatgaagaaacaggttcagagagATGCCTCACCCAGGTTATAACGGTGACCCAAGCCTGACCCCAGAATCACCTACCATGTGCCTTACATCTTGACTCTGAACCCCAGAATCAACAAGGTAGCTGTCAGCATATAAAGCTTAGCCAACACCGAAATTAACGGTAGGCAATTTAAGGCTGAGCAAGGAACTAGCTCCACTTCAGAGAGCATTTgttaaactaaaactaaaacatgaaaagatgactttttaaaaatatcaacacattttgtaatgttttatcCATCCTAatatcaagtattttatttattcatttaataaatgaactATTTTCTGTGCCCTGTTTTTCTAGGCACATGGGTTTAAAGAGAGGTCTTATACTATGGTGCTTAGCCACATGTGCACAGATGGCTCTCAAGGAAAGACGCTCAAGTCTAGATCTGGAATGATGTAAAGGCAGTTTGTCTGGCAAAGGGCAATTCGGATGGATGACACCCTTGAGGCAGGAGCCTGCCTGCCAGTATTAgaagttagggttagggttagcaAGTCTTCGAGGGTGGTGGAAAGTACAGGAGCTCATAGTTAAAAATGTAGTCATTTATGCAGAACAACGTATTTACACAGTATCACTTGTTCTATGCATACACAATCTTGCACAAACACATCCTACACGAATGAGATATTAAACACACTGCTTTCATTTCAGGAAGAGAAAGTGGCTCTGGAGAAAGAAGACCAGGCTCCTGAGGCTTCAGGGCGAGGAGAAGGTTTAAGAGATTCTAGAAACCAAAGGAGGCCAAGTTTGTATGTTTCTACTTATATAGAGAATAAGCACTAAATTTCCTTGCGTATCCTGAATTGGGGGtatttctgaaggaaaattcctagaagtgaatTACCTGGTTCAAAGGTGATTTAATTTAAAATCGACACATTTCATAAAACTCTCAAGTACATACCAAGCAACAGTGTATATACCAGGGATAATTCCCCAACTCCCTCATCAATACTGAGCATTATTAAACTTCTAAGTAAAAGCTGGAGTTGCAGCATTATTTTAAGGTGCTTTTCTTTAATAAGAGTGAACATTTTCCCTTGTTTATTAGCCGTTGTGTATTTCTTTTGTAGGATGTGCCTTGTCCATTTACTTATCTGTAAATAGTCTGCATAAAAGAAATTATCCCTTTACTGTAAGTATTTTCCTAGTTTATCATGTCTCTTGACTTTatggtatgtatgtgtacatatatatgtgcttTTTTTCCACACACAGCTAGTTTATGTAAAAATTAGAAACTTAAAAGGTATTTTCCTTATGACGGTTATATATTATGCTTTCCCGCtccattactttttaaagcagtcaatatttttttcctatgattttgaggatttcattctttttatatctgtacttttttggggggaggggcagagggaaagagatctttaaacaggctccatgccctggGTGGCAGAGCtccacttggggctcaatctcacagccttgggatcatgccctgagctgaaaccaagagtccgacgcttaaccaactgagctgcccaggtacctctttatatttgtatttttactctATCTGGTAAAAAGAGACAGGGATTCAGCCTATTTTTTTCCACTCCAAATGGATAGTTCAGTTGTCTCTGCAACTTTTTTTCTCACTGATCTGTAATGTTCCCTTTAGCATTACTAAATTTTGTGTTTAGAAATCCATTCTggactctgttttatttttaaattttttttaggcAATCTCTAtccccgacatggggctcagctcaactcaacatggggctcacactcttccaactgagccagccaggcacctcggACTCCCTTCGATTCTCTACCGGTTCCATCTGGTATGCTCCCCTCAACATGAAAACTCAACAAGTGCTAAAGGAGATTCTGTGACATACACAGTGAGTTTATCCAAGTGAATGAATCACAAAGTCCTTCCTCATTAAATTATGTCCTATCCTTTACCAAAAGTATCAGCTACCACCAAGAGCAGACACTGTTTTCTGTGCTAATAGTAATTACAAGGTTAAAACGTGTTCCTTCCACATAACTGCTCCTCAAAATACAGTAAAGACTAGACACTTATCTATATTCAGTGGCTCCCgctttaataatttcaaaaatattaacttaaaaaatttaacatttctaattttgataacttgtttttaaaatgttattattgacACTGTTTTCTATCACCCATATCACTGgtgtttcatttgcattttgggGGTACGGTCTAAATTTAAAAAGGTGAGAAGACAGTTGAGGAAACAAGTGCTTTTCAGAAAGTAGTAGACCCTTCTGAATTACCCTGCAGCCATCCTGGCttttagaaaattgtttttaGGGCTATACAGactaaaaaaagaacatgatcaCTTAGTACCGaagaaaaatctctgaaaagaaTCTTCAGCTAACAAACATAGTGAGGAAAAGGTGTAGAAAGAACATGTAGGTTAATGACGCCCCTCAGGCCCAATGTCTCATAGAACTAGAAGAATGTTAAAAGGCTGCAATATCTCAATAACCCCATCTGGCCATAAGTGGCCATAATGAATAGTCCAGGGATGTTCCTATTAAATAAGGTGGACATCAGATATTAAAGCACACCATTATATTACAATATGCCCTACATCAAATATATTATAACACAGAGGTTAAGACCTCATGCTTGCTGGGTTTGAGTGAGTCCTGTTTCACTCGATGGCTTTGTTAAGTTGCTGAATCTttctatgcttcagtttcctgGACTCTCCAATGGTTCTGTAGCATATTTAGAACAGTATCTGGTGGTGAGCCCTCAGTGTCAGCTATGATTATTAAACTAGAAACCACAAGGGTAGCATCTAACAAATACTTTACTTTCTGGTAAGTAAATATTCCACAATGACCATGGTAAAGTTCGGGCTGACCAACACGCAGTATCTCATCTGAAATATACTCAAGTCCTACTCACTACAGGAAGCGAGGCTTTGTACTTTCATGATTTGAGTTTCTTAAGCTTAAATGAACTGCTAACTATGGAGACTTTCCCCACCTTCTCAAGAAAGTGgggtatagggcgcctgggtggctcagtgggttgggccgctgccttcggctcgggtcatgatctcagggtcctgggatcaagtcccgcatcgggctctctgctcagcagggagcctgcttccttctctctctctctctgcctgcctctcagtgtacttgtgatttctctctgtcaaataaataaaatc
Coding sequences within:
- the CHAMP1 gene encoding chromosome alignment-maintaining phosphoprotein 1: MEVFQEIRKPPSRLECDHCSFRGADYENVQIHMGTAHPEFCDEMDAGGLGKMIFYQKSAKLFHCHKCFFTSKMYSNVYYHITSKHAGPEKWNEKPKNQLNKETDPGKSPPLSEHQKTPSNSELPKPIPALSIETQKLGPILSPESPKPTPLTSLEPQKPGAVVSPEPQTPSLPSPEPPKSSSVSSPELPKSVPVVSESQKPVPIPSPEPQKLAPISPEPVKASLTKPQKHSHFPETLGPPSGSSPESPVLAASPDPWGPSPTASPESRKPARTISPEPRKPSPSESPEPWKPFPAVSPEPRRPAPAVSPGSWKPGPPGSPRSWKSSPSASSGPWKPAKPAPSVSPGPWKPIPSISPGPWKPASSVSPASWKSSSVSPGSWKSPPGSPESWKSGPPELRKTAPTLSPEHWKAVPSVSPELRKAGPPLSPELRKPGPPLSPEIRSPAGSPELRKPSGSPELWKLSSDQRKTSPASLDFPESQKSSRGGSPDLWKSSFFIEPRKPSGPSESPKATSDIWKPVLSLDTEPRKPTLFSEPSKTAPPASPEPRKRALFPEPRKHTLFPELPKSALFSESQKGVELGDELQTDAIDDQKCDILVQEELLATPKKLLDSDTLFPSSKKLKRDNQENSDAELSSSEYIKADLDVLDSKGQESSSDQEQVDVESIDFSKENKMDMTSPEQSKNVLQFTEEKEAFISEEEIAKYMKRGKGKYYCKICCCRAMKKGAVLHHLVNKHNVHSPYKCTICGKAFLLESLLKNHVAAHGQSLLKCPRCNFESNFPRGFKKHLTHCQSRHNEEANKKLMEALEQPLEEQPI